GATGCTTACACCCCATACCACCAGTTTGGTCATCGGGTTGATGAGACTTCCTCCGCGTTCCACATCATAATCGTCCACTTTTGAGAAAGTGAAAAGGTTTCTGCCACTGGCATAGAGCCTGAGCCCGAAACTCCAAACCTGGAAGTAAAGGTCTTGGGTAAAGTGTATCCTACTGTAATGGCCCTGATCTTGAGGAAGGAACCGTCTACATATTGCAGTGTGGAAGAATATAGCAATGCCGCAAAAGAGCTGGTGGTGCGGGGTCTGGGGAAATCATTGCTGGATTCTCGAGCGTCCAGTAATTCACTACTGCGCCATTTTCGCGACCGGCAGGTGAACCCGACCATTATACGCATATTCGATGGTTTGCCCATAGCGCGCAAACAGGAATCGTTCATGTCCCATTGCTTGTACCTGAAATCAAGGTTCAGGCTCGCATTCCATTTCGGGACAAGTTGACCGAGTACTTCACGGTCGCTGCTGAAATGCCTTTACCATCTTTATCATGCACACGGATATCGCCCGGCAATTGTTTGTTGGCGATCGCCTGCGTGGAATCTGCCAGTTGCCAGATACCTATCTTTCTGTAATCATAGGAAACCCGCACCGGATGGCCGATGAACCATTCATTGGCCACGTCATCCACACCATTAAGCAGGTCCGTGATCCTTCCCGGTTAGTATAGAAGGTCAGACCGGCATTGAAGCTCATGTCTGTTTTTTTGATCACGGCCACATTCACACCGATATCCAGACCGGTATTGACGGTTGCACCGATATTCTGGAATGTGCGGCTCACCCGGAAGTTGGTGGCAACAGGCGATCGATCAACAGATCGGTTGTTCTTGTACGATAGAAATCAATGGTAGCCGTTACACGATTGTTCCAGAGGGCGATGTCAACACCTGCGTTGAAGGCCCTGGTCTTTCTCCCACCTGAGTGCAGCATTGCCGATGGTATCAAAAGGTGTAACCGGGAAAAGGCGTTTCACCAAAGCATTGGGAATGCGGTAAGGGAAGACTGTGTACGGTAAGGGCTGATGGCATCGCTTCCCGTTATGCCGTAGCTTATTCGCAGTTTGAGGTCGCTGACCGTATTGGAGGTCTTGAGAAAATCTTCATCGCTGATGCGCCAGGCCAGGGCAGCAGCAGGGAAAACGCTCCATTTATTTCTTCGCCGAGTTTGGAGCTTCCATCTGTACGGATGCTGAAGGATGCAAGGTATTTACCCGCAAAGGAATAGTTCAGTCGACCGGCAAAAGAGACGAGGTTCTCTTTGCTGTAAGAAGAACGGATGCTGATACCTTCAGTGGCATTGGCAAGACCATAATACAATTGCGAAGGGAAGATCTGTTTGTTACCCTGTGCTGTAGCGTCTTCGTAATTGTTTTGGAGGAAGGTGGTTACTCCAGTGAGTGTGAAATTATGTTCTTTGAGCTGCTTATTGTAGGTGATATATTCTCCCAGTTGGTATTGCGGGCTTTGCCTGAAGTGTAGCTGCCGAGCGAATTAGTGCCGCGTTGAAGCAATGAGTTCTTATCGAAAAATGCGCCATTGGCAAGGCTGGTGAACACCATGCCGAGATTGGTGCGCAGTGAGAGACCTTTGATCGGATTGATCTCCACATAGGCCACACCGAAAGTACGTTGCGTTACAGAATTATTGTACGCAATGCCCGGTTCTTCATCTATCAGCGGATTCCAGCGGGCGGCTTCATTGTTGGGGCTCAGCACCACGGTACCGGCACTGTCGCGGGGCAGGGAGAATGGCGAGATCTTGCTGGCTTCATCCATTGGGCTGGTGCGCTGGTCCACATCATAATAAGTGAACTGCAATTGCATGCCTGCTTTCGCGAATTTGCCCAATTGCTGGTCAAGTCCAAGACGGGCCGTATATCTTTTCAATTCATCTCCTTTGATGATACCATTCTCATTGTAATACCCAGCGACAGGTATCCCTTCGTTTGTTCATTGCCGGCAGATACGCCCACATGATGTTCCTGCTGATTGCCCTGTTTGAGGAAAAGATCTGTGTAATCCGTGTTTACTTTGTTATTGATATTGGCGAGCTCGATATTATTGAAAAGCAGGTTATCATTGGCATCGCTGGTCCAGTTACCATTGGGATTGATGCCTGCCAGTGTGATCTTCCTGTTGGCTTCCCTGCCATGCCACGTATTCATCGGTATTCATGAAACGAGGATAGCCCGCCACTTCGGAGATGCCGTAGTATGAGCTGGCGCTGATCTTTGGCTTTCCGGATGCGCCACGCTTGGTAGTGATGATCACTACACCGTTGGCGCCGCGTGAACCATAGATGGCAGTGGAACTGGCATCTTTCAATACTTCGAGGGATTGTATATCGTTGGAGCTGATATCCTGGATGGAATTGTATTGCACTCCATCCACTATGATCAGTGGCCCGTTATCTGCCCGAAGGGATCGGTTACCCTTATAGTTATGGACACGCCCGAAGAGGCAGAGCCGCTGTTGCGTACGATATCTGCACCAGGGAGTTTTCCCTGCAAAGCTTCCAGGGCGTTCACAGCCGGTGTTTTGCGGATGTCTTCGCTTTTTACAGAAAGTACCGATCCGGTGAGGTCGCGTTTGCGGACCTGTCCGTAACCGATCACCACTATATTCTCCAGGCTTTTGGCTACGGAGATCAGGGTGATATTGATGGTAGCTCTGCTACCCACCGTCGCTTCCTGGGGCTCATATCCAACATAAGTGAAGCTGAGCACATGTGCATCTTCTGCATTGATGGAATATTCCCCTTTTTCATTTGTAGCGGTGCCACGATTACTGCCTTTGATATTCACAGACACGCCACTGAGCGGTGCGCCGTTTTCGTCTGTCACTTTTCCTGTGATATCGCGTGCGGGAGGTTTGACCCTGTCTTCTTTTACTACGATCAGTTTATTTTCCATAAACTGGTAAGTGAGCAGGGTTCCAGCAAAAATATGGTCGAGGGCCTGCCGGATGCTGGCTTCTCTGAGCTCCAGCGATATCTTTTTTCGGATACTGTTGAGCTGATCATTGTACAGGAACCGGAAATTGCTCTGTTTTTCAATGGCCTGCAACACACTCGCGATCTCCGCCTTCCGGAAATGAAGGCTCAGTTTTTCCTGTCCGAGCCCTCCGGCTGATACATGTAAACCGGCAATCAGCAGAAGTAAGGTTAATTTCATTATAAGCAGCGCTTTGAACGGCAACGGCTTTTCAGCAACCGTTAGAAAACTTTTCATACATTAGTATTCTTATGGGTTAAATAATAATCGCTCCCGCCCTTTAGCGGGGACGCCAACACAACTGTTTAACCTGTATTCAACGGGGAAGGGTCCAGCTTTCTCCGTTTTTTATTGCCCCTGGTTACTTAGGGCGAAGCTGGTGTACGTGATCTAATAAATAGTTCATTGCCTTTTATCGTAAATGAAAAGGGAACAGCACCTGCAATGCACGGAATGCCTGTTCAACAGTTTCGTTTTCCAGCGAACCGTTGAAAGTGAGCGATTGCACGGCTTCGTCCTCAAAATGGATTTTGATATTGTACCAGCGCTCCAGTTTTTTAGCCAGCTCGGGGAATCCATCTCCGCGGAATTGCAGGCGGTTATAGATCCAGGCCGTTTCCGGAAGCTCATCATCACGTAATGTGGTATCCAGTTGCAGTACAGACTGCACGGGTAGCAGCAGAGCATTCTCTTTTTTCTGATTTACAATATTCCCTTTTATCTCTTTTCCCAATACCAGTTTCTGATGCGGCTTCAGCAGGATAGGTTTTGCATCGGGCTTGTCTTTCCTGGAGAGTTGCACCAGTCCGCGCAGCAATGTTGTTTCCACCGTGTGTTCATCGGCGTAAGACTTCACATTGAATGCTGTGCCAAGCACCTTGATATCGATATTTCCTGCATGCACAATGAAAGGTTTGCCGGCCTGCGGCGCAATATCGAAGAAGGCTTCCCATTGAGCACGATCTCCGCTGCGGCCCATCGAATGCAGGATCATAGCTGAGCGTGGAACCGGCATTGAGCCAAACGATCGAGCCGTCGGGCAGCAGGGTTCTGGTCCTGCTGCCCTTATGTGCTACGATCTCGTTGGTGGATTTAGGGTTGGGTTTATGATCAGGCTGGAGTATTGCCCAGAGGGATACGATAATGCCTGCAATAGCGGCTGTCATCATCCATTCCTGAAACGGAATTTCTTCTGGTGGGGTGATACTGTTTCCATTTCTGTCGCCGGCTGTTCCAGCAATTCTTCCACAGCGGCCAGTTGCAATATCTTTTTGATCTTTTCATTCTGCACATCCATTGCATTTCCCGGCTCATCCGCTACCCATAATTGTTGAAGCAGATCGAACTGCTGCATCAGATTGGGGTCCTGCTGTAAAGCCTTCATCAGGCTGGCGCGCTCCTCCTCTGTGGCGTCTCCGCTGAGGTATCTCGATATCAAAAAGTAGATTGGCTCCGGTGTTTCCATTCTGTTGGATTGCTATTCAGAATAGGAGGACAGGAAAAAAGAAAACGCCACTAAAGGAAAACAGGATTTTTTTTCGGAGTCCGGCAAAAACCATCCATGGCGTCGCCGCCAATTGATCTGCATCAAAGGGATCATTCTGCCGGTTTTGTGCGGCCAGGCCGCTGGTTGTTCACCTGCAATGCCCCGCAGATCTTTTTGA
This portion of the Pseudobacter ginsenosidimutans genome encodes:
- a CDS encoding TonB-dependent receptor, translating into MLHSGGRKTRAFNAGVDIALWNNRVTATIDFYRTRTTDLLIDRLLPPTSG
- a CDS encoding STN domain-containing protein — translated: MKLTLLLLIAGLHVSAGGLGQEKLSLHFRKAEIASVLQAIEKQSNFRFLYNDQLNSIRKKISLELREASIRQALDHIFAGTLLTYQFMENKLIVVKEDRVKPPARDITGKVTDENGAPLSGVSVNIKGSNRGTATNEKGEYSINAEDAHVLSFTYVGYEPQEATVGSRATINITLISVAKSLENIVVIGYGQVRKRDLTGSVLSVKSEDIRKTPAVNALEALQGKLPGADIVRNSGSASSGVSITIRVTDPFGQITGH
- a CDS encoding TonB-dependent receptor plug domain-containing protein gives rise to the protein MDGVQYNSIQDISSNDIQSLEVLKDASSTAIYGSRGANGVVIITTKRGASGKPKISASSYYGISEVAGYPRFMNTDEYVAWQGSQQEDHTGRHQSQW
- a CDS encoding FecR family protein, which codes for MILHSMGRSGDRAQWEAFFDIAPQAGKPFIVHAGNIDIKVLGTAFNVKSYADEHTVETTLLRGLVQLSRKDKPDAKPILLKPHQKLVLGKEIKGNIVNQKKENALLLPVQSVLQLDTTLRDDELPETAWIYNRLQFRGDGFPELAKKLERWYNIKIHFEDEAVQSLTFNGSLENETVEQAFRALQVLFPFHLR
- a CDS encoding P-loop NTPase family protein, translating into MISRYLSGDATEEERASLMKALQQDPNLMQQFDLLQQLWVADEPGNAMDVQNEKIKKILQLAAVEELLEQPATEMETVSPHQKKFRFRNG